TATATGGATTATTTTAGCATTTGCACAAAAATCATCAACCTTACATGTGCTTCTATCTGAAAATCTAACACCTACAGAAAGTACAACATCAGCCATCATTATAGATTCGTTAGCTTCAATTCTTCCATGCATACCAATGCATCCTAAGCATAAAGGATGATTTTCAGGGAAAACTCCCTTGCCCATAAAAGTAGTAGCAACAGGAGCCATGAGAAGTTCAGCTAATGTTAAAAGTTCATTGTATGCTTTAGCCCAATGAATTCCTCCTCCAGCAAGTATTATAGGGCATTCAGCATTTACAAGAAGATCTACAGCTTTTTTAATTTGAAGTGGATGCGGATCTAAATTAAGTTTATACCCTCTAATTTTAATTTCAGAATCAAAAGATATATCATCTATACTTGTTTGAATGTCTTTAGGAATGTCTATTAAAACAGGTCCAGGTCTACCAGTTGAAGCTATATAGAAAGCCTCTTTAACAATTTTAGGAATTTCTTTAACATTCCTAATTTGATAATTATACTTAGTTATAGGAGTTGTTATACCAATTATATCAACTTCTTGAAAAGCATCTTTACCTATAAAGCTAGTTGGAACTTGACCAGTTATAGCTATTATTGGGCTAGAATCCATGTAAGCTGTGGCAATACCTGTTACAAGGTTTGTAGCACCTGGACCAGAAGTAGCCATACAAACACCAGGTTCTCCTTTAGCTCTAGCATATCCATCAGCAGCATGAGCTGCACATTGCTCATGACGCATAAGAATATGCCTTATATTTTTTTCATCGTAAAGGGCATCGTAAATTGGAAGTATTGCTCCTCCAGGTATTCCAAATATTGTTTTAACACCTTGTTTTTTTAATGCTTCTATTAACGCCGAACTCCCATTCATTTTCAATTTTCATAACCTCTTAAATTTTTATAATTTGCTAATAGAAGATTCATACCACTCAATATTGCTTCAACGCTTGCAATAACTATGTTCTCTCTAGCACCTCTAGATGTAACAACTTTACCATTTCTCCTAAGCTTTACAATAACTTCAACAATAGCATCAGTACCACCTGTTATAGAACTAACATGATATTCTTCAAGTTTTATAAGTTCTGCATCTAATATTAATTTTTTAATAGCATTTATAGCAGCATCTACTGGACCTACGCCAGTAGCAGCACCACTTATAGTTTTTCCATAAAATTTTAATTTAACGAAAGCTGTTGATGTAATATTATTACCAGTTACAACTATAACTTCTTTTAATTTTATCGGCCTTATTTTAGGCATTCCTAAAACAGTTTCAGTTATAACTTGAAGGTCAGCATCAGTAACTTTTTTACCTTTATCTCCTAAATCCTTAACTCTTTTAAGAATTTCAGAAAGCTGCTCATCCGACACATCAAAACCTATATTTTTTAGGCTCTCTTTTAAACCATGAGAACCTGCATGTTTACCTACAATTATCCTTCTTGAAGCACCAACAAATTCAGGAGGAATAGGTTCATAAGTTAATGGATTCTTTATTACTCCATGAGTATGTATTCCAGATTCATGTGCAAATGCATTTTCTCCTACAATTGCTTTATTTGGTTGAACATATATTCCAGTTAATTGAGAAACAAGCTTAGAAGTTTCATATATTAAATTTGTTTTTATATTTGTTTTATATCCATATAAAATTTCTAAATTTGCTACAATTTCTTCTAATGCTGCATTTCCAGCTCTTTCACCTAAGCCATTTATAGTTACATGAACTTCTTGAGCACCATGCTTAAGAGCAATTATAGAATTTGCAACAGCCATTCCAAAATCATTATGACAATGAATTGCTAATGGTACTCGTAAACTTTTAGTTAATCTCTCAATTATTTCAATAGTTTTTTCAGGTGTTAATATACCTACAGTATCACACAAACAGACTCTATCAGCTTTACATTCTGCAGCTTTCATAAAAACAATTTCTAGGAAATTCAAATCGCTTCTACTTCCATCTTCTGCTAAAAATTCGATGATTAAACCTCTTCCTTTAGCATAATCTATGCAATTTTCAATATTTTCTATAACAAAATGCCTATTTTTATTAAGCTTATAATTAAGATGCAGATCAGAAGTAGGCATAGTTAACGTTATTCCATCCACACTAGAATCTGCAGCAGAATCTATATCAGATTTAACACATCTGCTAAAGCTATAAATTTCAGCTTTAAAACCTTGTTCGGAAATTAATTTTAAAGCTTTAAATTCACCTCTAGAAGCTGCTGCAAAACCTGCTTCTATAAAATCAATTCCAATTTCCTCAAGTTTTGAAGCAATTTTAAGCTTATTTTCAGGTGTTAAAGATACACCTGGAGTTTGTTCTCCATCTCTTAAAGTTGTATCTAAAAAGAAAATTTTAGATGGAAAATTAGTGTTTCTTAACGATAAAGCACTCACCCATTATTAAACTTCACCCCATATGTGAGCATATTTATTGAAAAATAAAATATATAAACCTTACGCTTCTTATAGCTTAATAAAGGTAGGCTTATAGTTTCCTAGATAAAAAATTAATAAAATGCTGTTTTTAAAAATGCAGCTACTCCTCCAAAAGCATTTTTTAATATTTCACCTTCTTCTGTTTCAGAGGATATTAATTCAATATTTACATGGAAATTTTCAGCAATTTCTATTAGAAAATCTAAATATTTTTGTGTAGAAGAAATTTTTAATGTTTGATTAAGACAATTAGGACATTTTTCAGCTAATATTTCTTGGCTTCTTAAAACAAAATCTTTTGGTTCTACTTTTTCTTCCCTATTATAGCCACAATTTGTACATTCAATTTTAATTAAAATTTTTTCAAGTCCTTCACTAATTAATAAAGTATCTACTAAGCCATTTTTAATAGCATTAATAACTTCATTTTCTCCATATATTACAGAGCTTTTCTCTAAAGAAACTTCTTTTAAGAATTTTTCTATCAATTTTTTTTCTTCAATATATCTTAATTCTTTTAAGAAATCTTCTGCTTTACTAAGTGCTTCTCTTACACCACTTGCACCAGAATAGGAAGTATCTACAAGTTTAACTTTATCTTTTAAAGTATAATGTAAATAATTCCCTTTTAAGAAATCTTCTTTTGTAGGCCCAGGACCTGCGATTATTACTCCTTTTAAATCAGGTTCACTTAAAAGTATTTCATTTGCATGTGCTCCAATTCTTTTATAATATTCATTTAAACTAGCTTCTCTAAGTCTTTCGAATCTTCTAGCAGATTGTCCACCAGCTCTATGTTTTCCAGGTACCCCTGAAGTGAAAGATTTCATAATAAGTATTTTCCTACCTTTAATTATAGCAATAGCTGCTTCTTCATTATCAATGGTTATTATTCCAAAAACATCTTTTTCTTTCAACATTTCTTTAAGTGGCTCAATATTAAATTTACTATCACATCTATAAATGAAAGTAGTTATTTTTTCAGGGGGAATAATAGTATAAACTTCTATTTTTTCTGTTCCAGGACCATTTTGTGGAATTGCTCCACTAAAAATTATTAAACCATTCTCAGGAACTTTATCAAAAAGTTTAAGTTTTTGAATTGTTTTTTCAATAGCATCTTGAACATTTTTTCTAGTGGTTTTAGATTTAATATTAGCTGCTGTAGCATATTCTTGACGAAGATAATTTATTACATCAAATATTTGCCTTTCAGGAGGAATATAAAGAGAAACAAGTTGTGTTCCTCTACCTTCTTTTTCTTTAATTTCATTTAAAAACATTTTAAATTTATAAAGTGAAACAGAATCTTTTCCTAAACTCATTTTTCATCAATCCTTAAAAAAGATAACTATAAGTATTGCTCATAAAATAATATTTTTGGTGAAATTGCTTTGACTATTGTTATTAAACTTGGTGGACATCTCTTTTTCAATGAAAATATTAAAATTTCTCTTATAAAAGCATATAATAAAGTTTTTCATGAATTAGCTAAAAAAGAGAAAATTGTTATAGTTGTTGGAGGGGGAGGAATTTCTAGAAAGTATATTTTAGCTGCACGTGAAATGGGTTTAAATGAAGCGCTTTGCGATGAAATCGGAATATATGTTTCAAGAATAAATGCATATTTTTTAGCTCAAATAATTGGGGAAATAGCATATCCAGCTATAGCAAAAAATTTACAACAAGTAAAACAATATCTTGTACAAAAAAATATAGTTATTACTGGTGGATTTCAACCTGGACAATCAACAACAGCTGTTGCAGCAATTATTGCTGAAGCTTTAAAAGCGGAAAAATTAATTATTGCTACAAATGTAGATGGAGTATATACAAAGGATCCAAAGAAATATTCTGATGCAAAATTAATAAAAAAGATAACGCCTGAAGAATTAAGTAATATAATCGAAAAAGAGTCTCAAATAGCTGGAGAGTATAAACTATTTGATAAATTATCACTTATAATTATTAAAAGATCAAAAATAGATTGCATAGTATTAAATGGAGAAAAAATAGAGAATATCAGAAAAGCTTTAAAAGGAGAAGAAATAGGAACTTTGATAACAAGTACTAGATAATCTTATAGTTTAACCCCCTTTTAAAAAAATCTTAGTTTTTTACCTATAATAATGTTTATCTTTCTTCCATTAAATATCTCCAGTAATTAATACCACGCTACTTAAATTCATTATCTTTACTTGGATCTTAAAAAAATAATTTTGAAAAAAAGATATATTTGTCATAATTTAATTGAGATAATATGAGAAGGCTATTATCTACATTTATAATTGTTCTAATTATCGCTTTATTGCTAATTGGATTAATATATTTTATAGAAAAACCATCTAAAATAACTATAATAACTTCTTATATTCCTACAACATATACTAGTGCATATACAGAAAAACTTTTTATTACAACAACATTTACATTAACAACTACTTATCAAATACCATCTACAATAATTACAGAAACCACCACTATTTCAACAACCTATAAGCCATATATAACTGCCTATTTTTCTCCAAAAGGCGGATGTGAAAAAGCTATCCTAGAATGGATAAATAGAGCAAATAAATCTATACATATAATGATATATAGTTTCACATTAGATAGCATTAGTGACGCATTAATTTTAGCACATTCGAGAGGCATAGAAATTTTAGTGATATTTGAAAAAGAACAAATATCAAAGTATTCTGAGGATATTAAATTAAAAAATGCTGGAATAATTGTAAGATATGATAATAATCCTTCATTAATGCATAATAAAGTTATGATTATAGATAGTAAAGTAGTATTAACAGGTAGCTTTAATTGGAGTTCTCAAGCTGAAGATAAAAATAATGAAAATCTATTAATTATAATGGATAATGAAATTGCTGAACTTTATGAAAAGGAATTTCAAAAAATATGGAATGAAAGCACTTAAAATTAAAGTAGATTTTAAATAAAGCTTTAATAATTAATTTTTTTGACAGATAAAAATTATTATGTTTTATTTTATTAAAAAAAGCTTAAATATTAGAAATTAGATTTAAATTAACGAAAAAAGAGTTAAAAAAAGAAAAATATAGTAGAAAAATGATTAGAAAAGAAAAAAATTATTTTAAAAAGGAGAATAAGAAAAAAGGACCAATAATAAATGAAAAAATAGTAAATTCAATTTATTTTAATGAGAAAACAAGGATAGTAGATTTAGTTAAGCAATTTGAAAAAACATCTTTTCAAAGCAGAAATTTATACAAAGCTTTTCAAGTTTTAAAACTTATGGAGACAGATAAAGATAGACCAATAATATTTTTATCTTTAGCAGGAGCAATGATTCCTGGTGGTATGAAAGGGGTAATAATAGATTTAATAAAGAATAATATGGTAGATGTCATTGTATCAACAGGAGCAAATATTACACATGATATAATAGAAGGACTTGGATACTCCCATTATATTGGTTCGCCAAATTGCAATGATAAAGAATTAAGACAGGCAAAAATTTGTAGAATATATGATACATATGTTTTAGAAGAGGGATTTATTGCTGAAGAGAAATTTATTTTAGAAACTTTATCTCATATGGAGAAAAGAGAATATTCATCAAGAGAATTTCTATATCATTTAGGAAAATCTCTAAAAAGTTCATCTTCATTTGTTTCTGTTGCTTCAGAGCATGGAGTACCAATTTTTTGTCCAGCTTTAAATGATTGTGATATAGGGATAGCATTAACTCATCATTATGCAAAATCTAATCATAATGAAAGAATAATAATAAATCCTATTAGAGATAATTACGAAATTTATCAAATTTATTCAAAAGCGAAAAAGACTGGAGTTATAATGGTAGGTGGGGGAGTACCAAGAAACTATGTTCAACAAGTTAGTGTAATAGCAGAAATGCTTGAGGGAAAAAAAGCTAGCATGAATCCTTCATTAGGGCATCAGTATGGAGTATTGATAACAACAGACGACCCTAAGTGGGGAGGTTTATCTGGTTGTACATTTTCTGAATCTATTTCATGGGGAAAATATTCTACCACAGCAAATACTGCAACAGTATATGGAGATGCTACAATTATTTTCCCTATTTTAATAGGAGCTTTAATGCAAGAAATAGGAAAAGATCTTATTAATAAACCTAGAGTTAAATTCTTATGGGAAAAAGATATATTAAAAGAAATTATTTATGAAAATCCTATTCTTATTTATGCTAAAACTTAAAGGATTTGTTAAGATAATACTAAAAATTATAACCTTTCTTATTGAACCTATTGTGGCGAAGAATCAACACCAGCCGATATAGAATTTTTAAAAGAATTGAGAGAAGTTTGTTAATTTTTGATTAAGTGCACTTTTATATATCGTTACCATATAGCAGTTTAAATATAGAAAAATTAGTTGAAGTGGGTGAAGAATTTCTAAAAAGTATGAAGTAGAATTAAAAGCTAAATTCAAATTTTTCTTTAGATTTTATACCTGCTTTATCTCTAAGCTCAGCAAGACGTTCAAGCAATATTTTTTGTTCAATGCTAGCAACAAGTTTTCTAGTTTGAATAACAACATCAGGGTTAACACTTACGCTATCGATTCCACAACGAATTAAGAATTCAGTAAATTCTGGATAAACACTTGGAGCTTGCCCACAAATGCTTACAGTAACACCTTTTTTATGAGCAGTTTCGATTAAATGAGCAATAGCACGTTTAACAGCTGGATCTCGTTCATCAAAGTAACGAGAATCTATTGCTGGTAAAATAGCAGAATCTCTATCAGTACCCAAAATGAGTTGAGTTAAATCATTGCTACCAATAGAAAAACCATCACAAAGATTAGAGAATTCATCAGCCATGAATATTATCGATGGCACTTCCGCCATTAACCAAATTTTGAAATCTCTACTTCTTTCCAAACCTTCTTCTTTTAAAATACGTAAGCATTCTTCAACTTCCCAAGTGCAGCGAACAAAAGGAAGCATAACCCAAACATTTTTCAAGCCCCATTCATCCCTAACTTTTTTAATAGCTTTACATTCAAGTCTGAACGCTTTTTCATATTGTGGACTAATATAACGAGATACCCCTCTCCAGCCAAGCATAGGATTATCTTCAGCAGGCTCGTATTTTTCCCCGCCTTTTAATTGTCTATATTCATTTGTTTTAAAATCGCTAAATCTAACAACAACAGGACGTGGTTGTATAGCTCTAGCAACCTGAGCAATACCCTCTGCCATTTTATTAACAAATTTTTCAGCTTGACCACTTTCAAGTAAATAATTTGGATGTTCACCAATATAACTTGCCATTATAAATTCAACTCTCATTAAACCAATACCATCAAATGGCAAATTTTTATAATCTTCGATTTTTTCAGGGACTCCTAAGTTCATATAAACTTTAGTAGCACTAATCGGTACAGGTTCAGCAAAAATAGAAGGAGCCTCAATACTTGCAACAGATGGCACAGTGGGTTTAGCAACAACTTCTTCTAAAATCCCTTCATAAACAACGCCATTTTTTGCATCTACAGTATATTCTTTATTTGTTATAAGAGCTTTAGTAGCATTGCCAGTGCCTACAATACATGGAATACCAAGTTCTCTGCTAACAATAGCAGCATGACAAGTCATACCTCCTTCATCAGTAACAATTGCACCAGCTACTCTCATATATGGAACCCAATCAGGATTAGTCATCTTAGTAACAAGAATATCACCTTTTTGGATAAGCTTAGCAGCATCTTCAGTTGTCAGAACCACTTTAGCTTTACCAGCATATAGCCCAGGACTGGCAGGCAATCCTTTTACAATAATTACCTTTTCAGTAATAGTAGGCGCAGTAGTTTTAACAACTTCAGCTTTAGGCTTTTCTTCTTTTAAGCTCCAAACAGTTTCAGGTCGAGATTGCACTATGAAAACATTATCAGGGAATTTTCCATCTTTATCTATAGCCCATTCAATATCTTGTGGCCTTCCATAATGTTCTTCTATTCGCTTTGCAAGTTTAGCAAGATAAACGATCTCTTCATCACTTAAACAAGGAATATTCTGTCTTTCAGGAGGAACAGTAGCATGGATAGTTTTACCAGTTTTTGGATCCCTAATATATTCAACAGTTTTTGTTGAAATACGCTTTTCTATTATATTAAAATTGTTTTTATCAATAATAAAATCATCTGGACTAACAGAGCCTGAAACAACGCTTTCCCCTAACCCCCAATTGCCTTCGATAACAATTTGATTACGATCACCAGTAACAGGATTAATCGTAAACATTACACCAGCAGAACGCGAATTGACCATTTTTTGAATTGCAACACTAATAAGAACCTTTTCATGAGGGAAACCTTTTTGAGTTCTATAAAAAATAGCTCTTGGAGTGAATAAACTGCTCCAACATTTTTGAACCTTCTCTAATACTTCAGATTCTCCACTTACATTTAAGAATGTATCTTGCTGACCTGCAAAACTTGCATCTGGTAAATCTTCTGCTGTAGCACTACTTCTTACTGCTACCGATACTTCTACAGCTCCTACTTTTTTTGATAATTGTTTATAAGCTTTTCTAATTTCATTTTCTATTTCTTTTGGCATTGGAGTTGCTTCTATTAATTTTCTTATTTCTTTTGATGCTTGTTCATATTGTTCTGGATTATTTGGATCTACTACTTTCTCCTTTATTATTTCATATATTTTTTCTGCAATTCTTGTCTCTGTTATAAATTTTTTATATGTATAAGCAGTTATTGCAAAACCTGGCGGCACTGGTATCCCTGCATTAATCATTTCTCCTAAATTTGCGTTTTTTCCTCCTACTAATGGTACATCTTCTTTTCTTACTTCTTCAAACCATAAGATTAATTTTTCTTTCTTATTCATCATAATCTAGAGTTTTTGATTTTTTACCTGCTTATTAATTTTTACTTTGTTATTATTATATAAAAAATTATATTTTAGAAAAAAGGATTAATATATTCTAGTATAAAAATAAGTGGATTAAAATGAGAATTTGGAGAAGAAGTATACAAAAAACTGGAGGAGGATCATATATTATTACGTTACCTAAAAGTTGGATTGAAAAACAAGGGATTTCAAAGAAAACCCCGTTATTAATTAAATTAAATGAGGATGAAACCCTTACGATAAGTATCGAAAAGCCTGAAGAATATAAGAAAAAAAATGAAATAATTATTTTTGATAGTTTATCTCCTGGAAGAGATATTATTGGTAGCTATTTATTAGGTTTTGATACTATAATACTTCAATCTTCAACAATGTTTAGTAGAGACAATATTATAGATATTAGAAAAATTGTAAGAAGTTTAGCGGGTGCGGAAATAACAGAAGAAAGTTCTAATAAAATTGAAGTGCAAATCTTACTTAATTCAGAAGCAGTCACTCCTGAAAAAGTATTAAGAAGAGAAGTTGCTCTTGTAAATAGCATGATATTAGATTGTGTATCAGCTCTTATGAATGCTAATAAAAATTTAATTCATTCAATTATCGAAAGAGATGAAGAAGTTAATAGACAATACTTTATACTAGTTAGAGTTATCAGATCAACTATTAGCGATCCTGAAGCATTAAAAAAATTAAATTTAACACCATTAAAGATAATGGACTTAAGATTAGTTGCAAAAATTTTTGAAGATACAGGAGATAAAGCAGTCGAGATTGCAAAGGAAGTAATAAAAATTTTAGAAGAAAAAATAAATGGAGAAAAATTTAATGAATTAAAAGATATAAGCTTAAAAATTACAGAGTTACTTAATAAGTCTTTAGAAGCTTTTATTACTGAAAACCATGAAGAAGTTATTAAAATATTATACGAGCAAGAGTCATTATTAAAAAGAATTTATGAATTTAATAAAAAAATTGTTTCTATGGAAGAAAGTAGCATCTTAAAAGAAAGTATTTTGAAAGTAATATCTAAATTCGAGGGAATTATTAATAACATAGTAGATTTAGCTGAATTATCAGCTCCAATAAGTAGGAATTTTATAAGAAGGTCATAAAAGATAAGAGGTGATATATTTATAACAAAAAGTAAATCGATAGAGATCGTAATAGATGAAGAAAAATGTAAAGGTTGTGGCATATGCATAGCTTTATGTCCATTAAAAGTTTTAATTAAAAGTGATAAACTTTCTTCACAAGGTTTTAATTTACCTTTCCCAATAGATAAAGATAAATGTAGTGGTTGTAAAATATGTGAATATTATTGTCCAGATTTTGCAATATATATTATTGGTGAAAAGAATGAATAATGTAAATGAAATTATTAAGCCAGGAAATTATTTAATGATGGGTAATGAAGCTTGTGCATTAGGAGCAATTATTGCTGGATGCAGATTCTTTGCATTTTATCCGATAACTCCTGCAAATGAAATAGCTGAATACATGTCTATCAATCTTCCAAAAGTAGGTGGTATTTATATACAAATGGAAGATGAAATAAGCTCTATTGCTTCAGTTATAGGTGCTTCATGGGCTGGATTAAAAGCTATGACAGCAACATCCGGTCCAGGTTTTACTTTAATGCAAGAAAATATAGGACATGCTATAATGACTGAAACTCCATGCGTAATAGTTGATGTTCAAAGATGTGGCCCAAGTACTGGAACTCCAGCATTACCCATGCAAGGTGATGTATATCAAGCTAGACATGGAAGTCATGGAGAATATGAAATAATTGTTTTAGCACCATCATCTGTTAAAGATACATTCTTACTTACAATAGAAGCTTTTAACTTATCAGAAAAATATCGAGTACCAGTTATAATATTATCAGATGCTTTAATTGGACATATGATGGAAAATGTAGAAATACCTGACTTATCTTCTATAAAAATTGTTGATAGAAAGAAACCTCTAAAACTTGATGATTCTCAATTCTTCCTTAGTGAAGATATTGCCCCTATGCCAACTTTAGGATCAGGTTATATGCTTCATATAACAGGTTCAACACATAATGAGAAGGGAATTAGAAATGTTTATGATCCAGCCTATGTTAATAATTTAATATATAAAATTTATGCAAAAATACATAAACATATAGATGATATCGTTAAGATTGAAACTAGATATTTAGATGATTCGAAAGTATTGCTTCTTTCATATGGTAGTGTAGCTAGATCTGCACTTCATGCAGTTAAATTGGCAAGAAGAATTGGGTTAAAAGTTGGATATGTTAGATTAATAACATTATGGCCTTTTCCTGAGAAAATAATATCTAATATAATTAATAGCGTAGAGAAAATTATTGTTTTAGAAAACAATATGGGTCAAATATTTAATGAAGTAAGAAGAGTTTCCCATAAAGATATAGAGGTAAAATTCTTACCTCCTGATATTTTAG
The DNA window shown above is from Nitrososphaerota archaeon and carries:
- a CDS encoding 2-oxoacid:acceptor oxidoreductase subunit alpha, whose protein sequence is MNNVNEIIKPGNYLMMGNEACALGAIIAGCRFFAFYPITPANEIAEYMSINLPKVGGIYIQMEDEISSIASVIGASWAGLKAMTATSGPGFTLMQENIGHAIMTETPCVIVDVQRCGPSTGTPALPMQGDVYQARHGSHGEYEIIVLAPSSVKDTFLLTIEAFNLSEKYRVPVIILSDALIGHMMENVEIPDLSSIKIVDRKKPLKLDDSQFFLSEDIAPMPTLGSGYMLHITGSTHNEKGIRNVYDPAYVNNLIYKIYAKIHKHIDDIVKIETRYLDDSKVLLLSYGSVARSALHAVKLARRIGLKVGYVRLITLWPFPEKIISNIINSVEKIIVLENNMGQIFNEVRRVSHKDIEVKFLPPDILGTIHDPLYIMNNLRKFIGE